The Candidatus Eisenbacteria bacterium genome has a window encoding:
- a CDS encoding serine/threonine protein kinase, producing the protein MTPITSTEVAALLTRVRALLGAKYAEIEHHATGGMKVIFVGTNRKLARREAIKVLWMRREMAPEDLVRFQREWRTVAALRHPNVVAIHDADYNAGERLAWMAEDFIEGPSLGELLRSQALTGDRKLGIAIQVASALEYAHSKGIVHQDIKPENILVDARGRAFVTDFGIAAIAGQPRGAAGPVFGTPAFVSPEQAQGQPVDKPSDLYSFGLVLYEMFTGHRLFEGPNAEDVLRRQIHEPPRSPRSIRPDLPESLNTLLLMLIQKDPAKRPTAAETRRQLEAISRTIGGARRPLPAWPVLAGGLLVGVVLIGYILGRGGGPPPLTEGNQDGRGKDPPTTDSASVPGTRDTAVVLDDKDPKPRPERPDSTLFPSPAPKPPVQASVTTGTIHMRVVFPSQSGENPGRAQIMLDGSPTNRYVPFTLDRVCTLGVPITISLRCSGYEFDPPEIERRPSTPGETLEFRFQVARSP; encoded by the coding sequence ATGACGCCGATCACTTCCACCGAGGTCGCCGCGCTTCTGACGCGCGTGCGCGCCCTCCTCGGCGCGAAGTATGCCGAGATCGAGCATCACGCGACCGGCGGCATGAAGGTGATCTTCGTCGGGACCAACCGCAAGCTCGCGCGCAGGGAGGCGATCAAGGTTCTCTGGATGCGGCGCGAGATGGCTCCGGAGGATCTCGTGCGCTTCCAGCGCGAGTGGCGAACGGTCGCCGCGCTACGGCATCCCAATGTTGTCGCGATCCACGACGCGGACTACAACGCCGGCGAGAGACTGGCCTGGATGGCCGAGGATTTCATCGAGGGGCCGAGCCTGGGCGAGCTTCTAAGGAGCCAGGCCCTGACGGGGGACCGCAAGCTCGGCATCGCGATCCAGGTCGCCTCCGCCCTCGAGTACGCCCATTCGAAGGGAATCGTCCATCAGGACATCAAGCCGGAGAACATCCTGGTGGACGCGCGGGGGCGGGCCTTCGTGACTGACTTCGGAATCGCCGCGATAGCTGGGCAGCCGCGTGGGGCGGCCGGTCCGGTGTTCGGGACGCCGGCCTTCGTGAGCCCCGAGCAAGCACAGGGCCAGCCGGTCGACAAGCCGAGCGACCTCTACTCCTTCGGCCTCGTCCTCTACGAGATGTTCACCGGGCACCGGCTCTTCGAGGGGCCGAACGCCGAGGATGTGCTCCGCCGACAGATCCACGAGCCGCCCCGCAGCCCCCGCTCGATCCGCCCCGATCTCCCGGAGTCCCTGAACACGCTCCTCCTTATGCTCATCCAGAAGGACCCGGCCAAGAGACCGACGGCCGCAGAGACTCGCCGGCAGCTCGAGGCGATCTCGCGGACGATCGGGGGGGCGCGCAGACCGCTGCCTGCGTGGCCGGTGCTGGCGGGTGGCTTACTTGTCGGGGTGGTGCTCATCGGGTACATCCTTGGCCGGGGGGGAGGGCCTCCTCCGCTAACCGAGGGGAACCAGGACGGGAGGGGCAAGGACCCACCTACGACTGATTCTGCTTCCGTGCCCGGTACGCGCGACACCGCAGTGGTTCTCGACGACAAAGATCCCAAGCCAAGGCCTGAGCGCCCCGATTCGACTCTATTCCCCTCTCCGGCCCCGAAACCCCCGGTCCAGGCCAGCGTCACAACCGGCACGATTCACATGCGGGTGGTGTTTCCGAGTCAGTCGGGCGAGAACCCCGGGAGAGCCCAGATCATGTTAGACGGCAGCCCGACCAACCGCTATGTGCCATTCACACTAGATCGAGTGTGCACGCTTGGCGTCCCGATCACGATCTCGCTGCGATGTTCGGGCTATGAGTTCGACCCACCGGAGATCGAGCGGCGACCTTCTACGCCAGGCGAAACGCTCGAGTTCCGTTTCCAGGTCGCGAGAAGTCCGTAG